Below is a genomic region from Lemur catta isolate mLemCat1 chromosome 15, mLemCat1.pri, whole genome shotgun sequence.
gggggacatttcataatgattaaGGAATCAGTTAATCAAAAAGACGTATCTTATGTGTATGAAACTTACATGTAACCCTAGATGTGTATGAATCTAATAATCAAACCCGAAGGTGCCTACCAACACCAGAGTCCTTTAATATCATTCTACATGTGATAGCCAATATGAgtagatgagaaaaagaaattactttattataaagaaagaagCAGCACAGGTGATACATGGGTATACCTAGAAACCCAAGAGACTTGACTAAAAAGCCAatagaaatgaggaagaaatcaaataagtGGCAGAATACATAACTGATATTAAAAATTCATGACTTTCctatgaacaaaaataaagtataatgaaagaaaaaatttcaaactaaaaTAGCAAGCAAAATATTCAATATCAAGTTATAAACTTAATAAGAAAAGTGAAGGACCTATTGACGTATAGGTGGAAAAACCTTTAAAATGCTATGGAAGGACAAAACATACTTCAAACAGATAGGGAACAGGACAGCTCAATACTGTAAATATGTTCATTAATTCCCAAATAATCTCCAAACCCAATGCAATtccaattaaaatacaaaaaggattTTCAAAGGGAATTTATTAATGATACTAAAATTcatcaggaaaaataaacattggtgaataagaggaaaattctgaaaaaggaGACTTATGGGACCAGGGAGGTGGGATGTAGGTGTCACTAGCCCTTTCAGAGAAGAAACATTTCAGACGTGAAAACAATTTTTCAAGTTTGGTGCCAAAGAGGCAGTCAACAGCTAGACAAATAGAACAGAATTGAAAGTGTAGAAATAGCCCTTATGTATAtggtcttttaatttttgaaaaaggtgACGTGTTAAATAAGTGAGAGGAAaggaattgctttttttttttttttttttcagagacaaggtctccgGGCTGGAGTGCAAGTGACATCTTCATAGCTCACcccaacctcaaagtcctgggctcaagcgatcctcctgcctcagcctcctgagtagctgggactataggcacatgccaccacacccagctaattgttctttcttcttcttcttcttttttttttttttgtagaggtggagtcttgctcttgttcaggctggtcttgaactcctggcctcaagcagtcctccctcctcagcctcccagagtgcctggCCTAGgaattacttttctaaaaaagaaaacgtGTGGGGACAATTAAAACTAGCTactatttatggaaaaaaaaaaaaaaggaagagaaaactggggccagcacagtggctcacccctgtaatcccagcacttgggaggctgagacgggaggatcacttgagccaggagtctgagaccagcctgagaaacacagccagaccctgtctctacacaaagtaaaaaaaattagccaggcatggtggcgcatgcctgtagccccagctattcaggaggatAAGCCAGAAGGATCCCCTGAGcgcaagagttggaggttgcagtgagctatgattgcaccactgcactccagcctcggcgacagagtgagaccctgtcgctaaaaaataaataaataaataaaaatagaaagaaagaaagctggatCTACCTCCCTCCTCACATCAAAATACTTTCccaatagatttatttttatcattcttgCCATGAGGGAAACATTTCTAAGCAAAATCCAAACccaaatctataaagaaaaaggTAGGTATGGATGACTAAATAAAATGTAACCACTGTTACAGACAAAAAATATTACTTGTAGCATGATATGATGTCATATGCAATATGATAGAGTTAAATTCCTTAATGTACAAGAGTTtacataaatcaataagaaaagacgaaaaataaaaaatggtcaaGGAAAACACAATCTGctacaaaagaaatacatatagtcaataaatgtacaaaaagatGCACAACCTCACTCGAAATCAAAGAATTCTAAACCCAAATAGAAAGAGATGTCCTTATCACCAACTAagacaaaaatgtttaagtttgTTGACATCCAGTGCTGTCAAGGATGTGGCGAAATAAACATGTTTACACAGTTGGAAGGAATATTAGTTGGTACAAACTTTCTGGAAGACAATTTAGCTGTTTTCACTCAAATTTTATACGCACATGTCCTTCAGCCCAGGGGATATTGGAGCAAGCAGGTTGAAAGGAAAgataagcagagagagagagagagagatgtctgGGTGGATGAGAGTTCAGAGCAGGACAGAGCAGATGAGGTGAGGGCAGAGCTGGCCGAGATAGCTGGAAGCCCAGGACAGAAGTCGCCTCATCCAGCCAGGGCTTGGTCAAGGTGCTCTGTCGGAGGGGCAGGAAGACAAGCTCAGTGCCAGGGGAATGAATAACTCCGGAGTCCATCTGCACAGGGAGAAGCCAGCTTAGGAAGCACGCTCTGGAAAAAATAGAATGCCAACGATCCTTGAAGAGGTGACAGAGAGAATCTGCCTCAGGCTACAGGTGTGGATCGTCATTTGCTTTGGCGTTCAGCCCAGACACCGAAGGGAACAAGGAATCATTCCAAGAGCAGAAATGGGCGCACTCCCAGACACGCATCGGGAGGGCGCCGAGGAAAGGGCAGGCTCAGCTCTGCTCACGTCTCAGTGAGAAGAAGGGAAATTACTGTACGTTTTTTAAGATTTCTGATAACTTTTCCCATCGTCTGTGGGTTTTGTTACCCCATTTCTCTTTTTAGAGAAATAGTTTAGTACTGTGGAATAGAATATGTACACAGGAAAGTGCATGAAACAAGACAACTTCACAAATTAATGAAAAGAGAACGCCTGGGTAACCACCACCCTGATGAAGACAGAAACCTTGCCAGCCCCCAGAAGCCCCCTGGGGCTCCTAATAGATCGCAATACCCCCCATGCAGATAACCACTTAAGATGACCGTTTTATAGTCATCGCTTCTGTGTTTTGCATTATGGTTTtaacatctgtgtgtgtgtgtgtgtgtgtgtgtgtgtgtgtgtgtgtatcatgaTACAATACCATTTCATTtggtctgggttttttttttttagacagagtcttgctctgtcgccccaagtagaatgcagtggtgtcatcatagctcactgcaacctcagactcctgggctccagagatcctctgcctcagcctccctagtagctgggactacaggcatatgccacgacacccagctaacttttttttctatttttggtagagatggggtctcactcttgctcaggctggtctcgaactcctgacctcaagcgatcctcctgtcttggcctcccagagtgctaggattataggcgtgagccaccgtgcctgaccctgctttcattttttacaCTTTCCGGTTCCCTGCCAAAATGTCAAGCTTGGCTTTTACCTTCTTAAACACAGTAAAAATGGTTAGGTGAAGGCATCCCTGCACTTAGCAGTGTCTGGAGTCCCCACAGGTCTGTTTCTGTTGTCCACTGTCTCTGTATGCTCTTGCTTATGGGGTCTTGCCCCCTCATATACTTGGGTATCTTTGGTTGTATATTGGGTTGGATTTGAAAAAaactatttgtaaaaataatttgaggttTAGGCTGATGCTGTTTTCCTCCAGAAAGGATTTTTCATTGGTATCTTTAAAGTACCTGAGAACAGGGATGGGGAGGGCGCTACCAGACAAGAACCACTTTTAGTTCAAGTTCAAAGCTTGAAGGTTCCACCTAAATAACAGAAAGCTGAATGAAAGTCCACTGTGGCCTGGTTTGTTTCCCAATGTACAGCCCTTTGGGGTCCCAGCCTAATGTGATAAAAAAATACACCAAATTCCATTCCCCAGCCTTGGAGGGCCCTAGACTCCTAGGGCATCCTCGTAGCTACTTCTGAATCAGTAAATGCTCCCAAGGACAAAAGCACCTCTCACACTGAGGCCATCTTTCTGGGTTCCTGTCTACTTGCAGAGCTCAGCCTGGGAACCCCTCATGCTCTTGTTAGCtcttcactgctttttttttcttaataaactttatattttggaataattttagatttatagaaaagttgcaaagatggtACGGAGAGTTCCTGAACACCCTTCACTCTTTTTCCCCTAATGTAACATTCTACGTAACCAtggtacatttttcaaaactaagaaattcaCATGGGTACATTgctattaactaaactccagacGTTATTAATATTCCGCTAGCTTTTCCACTAGTACCCTTTCTCTGTTCTGTGATCCAAGCAAAGATACTACATTGCAGTTAGCCTTCAATGGTtttgagagaatttttaaaatacatatctgTTTCACCAGCTTCTGAGGGAAGACGAGGCTAATTGCCCATTAGAGCCCTTCCCCACCATTTTCACTGTCATTCTTAGAAGTAAAAGTCCTTATAACAGTCCACATTAAAAACTTGAAAGGGAGTTTTCAGATTTGTTTCAGGGGAGGAAGTTGAAAAATTGAGTTTGCAACCGGCTGGGGATGGGAGAGCTGTAGGTAGAATGGAGAATGGAGtgtatgagagaaaaataaaagactctgTGGCCGTCTAGGCTATGCTACAACAACTAACAAACTGCAAGATTTCTGTGGCTAAACACAGAgaagtctctctcttgctcacgCCAAGTCTGCAGCAGGCTTGGTGCCTGTCCAGGGCAGCTGTCTCCCAAGTGGGGGCTCAGGAGTCTAAATCTCCTCAACTTGTGGCTCATTCATCTTTGCTGAGGACACGTCTTCCCCCTCCTGAGGTTTCCTTCCATGAGGAGAGAGCCCCACTGGTGTGGCATGCTCGGTCTTTCTCCACGCCTTTGCTGATTTGATTGATGAACGTGGAAGGAGAAACAAGGCGTGTGTCACccagcccttcccttccctctccctggggGGCTGGCCCGCCTGCAGAGAGTATGTGTTCTGCTCGCTAAACCACACCTTCCTTACCTTGAACGTCACAAGGACGGCCCCAGCccagggttgggggcaggggactGCAGTTTTGCAGCACTGCCTATGATTGCATAAAGTCTACCTAATTCTGGGGTTCAGTATTAGGAAGCCCACTCTCCTATATCCAAACCCTTGTTGCGACACCCGCAAAACCAGTTACACAAAAGTACACTTATTCTGTAGATTTACTCATCATCTGAGGCAGGCAGTGGTTCTCGACCCAGAATATTTTTGCCTCCCAGAGGGACACTTGACAACCGTCTGGAGACGTTTtagattgtcacaactggggagagAGGGACTCCTACTCTAGCATCTAGCAGGTAGTGGgtagagatgctgctaaacaccgtATAAAGCTCAGGGCAGCCCCCAACAACAGAGAATTAtctgacccaaaatgtcaatattgCTGAGGGTGAGGAACCCTGCTCTAGGGACAAATTACCATCTCGGACCAGCTGAAGTGACTTAGTCCCAGCCAGTCCAAACCAGAGAGGAACTGGGCCAGGATGACCGTCTAAGACCAACCACCTCAGTCCCCTCATCCCTGCCGTTGTGCCTCCAAGCACCCACCGACCCACTTTGGAGCACACAGAGCCCTTCACAAGGATGCGATGAGGCTGCCGCCAGCCTGCCAGCCCTCCTGCCCCGTTGCCCTTCCCAGGCGGGGTGATCTGGGTGGGAAGCAGGCCGCTAGGGTCCTCGCCTCTCAGATCCCTGTATCCATTAGCCCCATCCACCTCAGGGTGTGGCCTGAGGGTAGAACCAGGTGCAGGGCCCACACCAACACCTCACTGACGccccctccccaactccccaCTTCCCAGCCTGGCAGATCTGTTTCCAGTGACGTCCTCAAGCCCGGCTTCCGGGCTGGGTGTGGGGCTGGTGGGGTGCACGGGGTGGCGGGGGGGCTTTCCCATTAGACCCTACACCctctttatataaataaacatttagtaACATCTCCCTTACTCTCTTGAAATGACAATCATAAATAACATGCCTTCTCAtgcacttaattttttaagatcACAATATAATGCCTAAGCTGTACTAGGgagaaaaaatagaaggaaaccaATTTATAACCAAATAACACATATTTCAATATGTCAGTGCTCAGGGCCCATGACACTAGAAAACATAATGAAGTGCCAGATGCTTGTCCCCgcttataataaataattttatttaaatccaaTAGGATTTAAGAAAAGTAGATTGGAAATTATTCTGtataaggacaaaaataaataaaagagcagaGATATACTATCAAATGctagaataaatattattttaatctgtGTAGGttcttttggggttttcttggttgctgttgttttgagacagagtctcaaagactctgagtatagtggcatcatcatagctcactgcaacctcaaactcctgggctcaatcaatcctgctgcctcagcctcctcagtagctagggctacaggcatgtgccactatgcccagctaatttttctatttttttagtagagacttggtctctcagagtgccaggattCCAAGTGTGAGCAACTGTGCCTGGCaaatctgtgtttttttaaactgcAAAAATGGATTCCTTTTTGTAGCCTGTATATATAAAAGGAAGTCAGGTTCTGGGCTGAGATCATGGTGACAGGGTTTTCACCAACGTGAACAGCTGCTCCTGCCCATTAAATGGCAGCAGTGCCCCCCAATCATTGCAAAACCAAAACACATCCCCCTCACactaaatcacacacacacaatctcccTTCCCAGAACCACTGAGTTAATGCTTTAAATATTAACCTGCCAAGTGGGTAAAATTCCAACTGTACATTTGGAAGaatatatgtcaaaatattaaaggtgATTTTCCAAGGCAGAAGGAGAATTACAGGAAATATTCtcagtcttattttattttttagaaacgggcagtcttgctatgttgcccaggatggtcttgaactcttgccctcaagccatcctcccgcctcagcctcctgaatagctgggagtacaggaGTGAGCCACACCGCCCGCTTTTTACATTTCTGTATGGTATAAAATTTTGCTTATAGCGTATTTGAACTTTGCAATCAGAAAAAACGACAGCTAGTTTGGAAAACGATGAGTCAGGGCTCCCTCTAGCGTGCGAGTTTTCTTGTTCCTCTCAAGGAGGATTCAAATCTGCGCTTTTTCAGGCTCAGTGGGCTTCAAGTCCAGCCTTGCTGGGCGGCCCAGCGCTGCTTCGCTCAGCTCTGCCTGCACCGCCTCCCTGTGGCCAAGGGCGGTATGGCGCCCTCCGGAGTCGATGGCGAGGGAGGGGCAAtgggccctgccccaggggccCTAACCTCTGTACCACCGACCACGTGGCAATGTGGTTACGGACCCCCCTCTCAGACTAATggcccataaatatataaaataaaacacatatgcTTAAAAGTAATAACAGTGAAATGGTTAtcaaactattaaatattatagttGTGTAATATAGTAATAAACGTGCTTCGTTATTAGTGCTTTAAATAACCAGCTTTAGTGGCAGGTCTAATAAGTAATGATTTTCCAAGCAGTGATGCGTATACATGGTATTTGAAGATATGGGCAACAACTTGatgtgggtttttgtttgttttgtttgtgtttgtgttgttgttgttgttgtttgtttgttttaagagatagggtctctctctgttgcccaggctggagtacagtggggcaatcatagctcactgcagcctcaaacccctgggctcaagcgatcctcctgcctcagcctccagagtagctgagactacaagcgcGCATCACCATGCCcgccaattttttttccttgtattttttcttttttctttttgtagagatgggagcggctctcaagccatcctcccacctaggcctcccaaagccctgggattacaggcgtgagccactgagcccagatTCAGGATTTTTGCTGGTAAGAAAGTTACAGGTACTGCTAACACTACATTCCTAACGGAAAAGCTAAATATAACAGGTTTGTGAAAGTCAATATGCTAATTTTTTCTCATCCAAATTCATGGACTCCCTGAATTCTACTCACAGAGCCCTTGGGGTGCGTGGACCACACGTGGAGACCCCCTGGAAGCGGTGGAGTTGGGGGGAGGTTTGCGTGGGTTTCCAGGCCGAGGAGGTCAGCAGCAGCGCCGGCGCCTGACGGCTCAGTATACGGAAGGCAGAGGCACCTTCCAGCCGGGCGTGCAGAGGGGTGACCCGCACAGCCCCTCCCATCCCTTCCACGTCCTGGTCTCGTGCTCCTGGAGGAAATTAAAGCCCCGGCGGCCGGGAGGGCAGCTCACAGTTCCTGGCGTCTCCTCCCGCGGTGCCCAGCGCCCACCATGCGGCCTCTGGTCCTGCTGTGGGGCTGCCTGGTGCTCCCAGGTGAGATGGGGAGGGCGGTGGTGGGAGGGTTGTGGGGCTCATGCCCGACTTTGCCTTTCAGTCTGCAGAGGCAGGACTTTCTGGGCCAACGTTTCCTTTCCCCAATGTGCACCTAGCTGTGACCATCCCCAGCGTCTGGTACTTCCAGgcttcaccccaccccacccaccctcagCCTGAGGTCTCAGAAGGAGCCGACACGTGCTGTTTCTGAAACCCACAGTCAGGTTTTGCCCCGGACCTGTGGGTTCCAACTCCTTTATGGCTGTGTGGCTGCGAGAGTAGCTTTACCTCTCTAATCTTCATTTCCCTACCCTGCACCAAGCCTGGAGGCAGACGAGACACCTGCCCCTGCAATCTGGTTGCCCAGCATTTATTGAatctctttctttacctttgagCACTTAAAATCAGGATGTTTTTATAACTGATGTCAGTTGGTCAATTGGCCATTTTGTTTCTTAGCAGTATATAAAATTATGGTGTGTCTTACATATGATGGCATCTTAAATCAATGACATAGGGCATCATTatctatagatgagaaaacttagAGGCCCAGAAAGTTGAAGCATCTTCCCCCCGGGTCATATAGCTAAGTGGAAGTGCTGAGATTCAAActtcccccacctcacccctgccctgcagcccttcAATGTGCCAGGGTTAGGGAAACAGGAACAGGGCTGCCCCAAGGTTTCCCAGAGGGGGAGGGACAGCCTCTTATAGGGCTGTCCCCAGAAGGAGTGGCAAAGGAAAGCCTTCCTTTCTCCCCATAAAATGGAAGCTTCTTCTCTTGACCCTGATACTTGGATCCTGGGAATTCCAACCTCCAGCCCTGCTGTGGTTTCAGGTTATGAAGCCCTGCAGGGCCCGAAGGAGATCAGCGGGTTTGAAGGTGACACAGTGTCCCTGCAGTGTACCTACCGGGAAGAGCTGAGGAACCACAAGAAGTACTGGTGCCAGCAGGTCGGGTTCCTACTCCTCCGCTGCTCTGGCATCATCTACACGGGAGAAGGCGGCCAGGAGACAACGCAGGGCAGGGTGTCCATCCGAGACAGCCCCCAAGAGCTAGTCTTCACCGTGACCCTGCGGAACCTCACCCTGCAGGACGCCGGGAAGTACCGGTGTGGGGTAAAAAAACTGGTCTTCGATGAGACTTTCCTGGTGTCTCTGTTAGTCTTTCCAGGTAACAAATGTCTCTCCTTCCCctggctgtgggccaggaggtGCAGAGGGAAGAGGGCGGGGCCGTCAGGACTAATCTTGGTACTGACCTTGTGGGGCCTCTCTATGACTCAGGTCAAGTGTGGAGCAATGTTTGGGCATTGGCTGTGCCGTTTGGGTCTCGCCTGTCCTGTTCTTTTACTCTTGCTGCCCAAGATCATGCCACTAGTAGAAGGCAGAGCAGGATGGAACCCAGATCTGTCCAGGACTATGCTCAGGGGCCTTTCCTCTCTGCCCAGATGTGCCAGAGGGAAATTGCCGGGGGTTGGGGACAAGATGGACGTCTCAGGGAATACAGAAGACTCGTTGCCTGGTGTGAGAGAGATTCCTGAGGCCCCCTGAGGCTGGGCCAACCATTGCGGCATCCCTACCCAGTCCACAGCATCACCTAAGCCCTGGCCACGCTGGCCTCACCCTGCTTGTGGCCTCAGCTCCCCTTCTTTGCCCTCCTTGTCCCCAGATCTTGAAGTCCAGGGAGAGGTTCTGGGGTGCCTGGGAACCAGCCTCTGGGTAGGATGCCTGAAGGAGGGCCTTGCTGAGCTCAGGGACATTGGGGACAGGGGATAGAGCACCTGTCCAGGTGCCTGGAACCTGACCTGGACCTGCTGAGCTAAGGAGAAAGAAGCCAGGGAGAGCCCAGGGGAGTGGGAGCCCCAGTTGCTGGTCAGCGAGGGCAAGATAGGTCTTtgtatccccatttcacagatgggaactgaggctctgagagactaagtgatttgcccaaggtctcatAACAGGAATTGgcggagccaggattcaaatgtAGGTCATTGCTGGCTTTGGTGGCTGCTCTTTGCCTCTCCTGGCCCCATAGCTGGGACTTATTCCAAACCCAGGCCACATCCCCGTCATGGGTCTTTGTTTTAATTCAGGGAAACAAAGTTAAACTCACCAAATAATAACAGTAGCGTCAAACCACATTGAATCTGCTCTCCATTATTTACAAGATTCTCTGATCTCTTCCAATCTTACCAGCATTCCCATGTCTTTTTTACCTAGCTGTGATCGATTATACCTATATCTGAGGCTCTCCTGTGTTTTATGCTTACCctcattaataattaatttgtgTATGACATATGCATTATCCCTCTGCATCAGATCTTCTTGGCCTCTGATGACAGTCGCAACATTGAAAATGAAGAAGACTATGGCAGAGGTGTGCTGGTCAATGTTTAGCAACAGGCGAAGGTGCTCTAATTTGCAGTGTTTGCCAATTTCGGTGGTGCAAATACTCCTGCCATGGCCAATTTCCAGCCATCGGCAGTTTAACAACTGTCTTGCAAATTCCTGAACAGTTAACAATTCACTTTTGGGAGCCAGTATGAGCCACCTCCAGCACCCCACAGAGTGCAGTGAAATGTTAGAAGAATTTCTGGGCGTGTCTGAGCAAGACAAATGTACCCACTGtgatttcttttattcatcttcGCCTTGGAGGCCCTAGGCAATGAAATATGACACGATAAAGAAGtataaatattggaaaggaaaaaataaatactctttATTTGCAAAAGATTTGGATCATCTACTTAGAAAAATCCAAGAATAAACTGACACAGTattacagattgagtatccctaatcccaaaatccaaaatgctccaaaatctgaagctttttgagcaccaacatgatacCCAATGGAAATGCCCCTTGGAGCATTTCAGACTTCAGATCCCTGGATTAGGGTTGCTGAACCAGCAAAtgcaatgcaaatattccaaaattaaaaagaaaaattgaaatccaaATCAtgtctggtcccaagcattttggataagggacacTCAACCTGTAGAATAGAGAATGGGGAGGTCACAGATGGACATGGGGAAGTGGGGAGCTCAGCAGCTCCTGGGGACGGTCACACCAAGTTTCTGCCCACTGTGCTGAGCACAGATAGGCATTTGGCATTTGAGGAGTCCCAACCTAGTGGGAAGACCCAGTAAACCGGTAACCGCGGTGCAATTGCACGGTAGCATTGATGGAGGCATGCACAGGGTACTGTGGGTGCCCAAAGGAAAAGGGGACTTGCTCCTTCTGGGGAAGACATTACGGATGAGTTGACTTTTGAGCTGGTGCTAAAGGGCAGGAAGAAGTGTGTCAGGCAGAGATGGAAAGGCGAGGGAGGCTTTACACGCAAAGGAGCCGCATGTTAGAGGCAGGGGGTGAGCAGCAGACTCGCTTAACAGGGAACGGAGGGCAACTCTGCACGGCCGGAGCACCCGCTGGGGAAGAGGTGAGGCTGACAGGTGGTTTGAAGTCTGAGTTTAAAAGGGCTTGAAAGGCGTGCTAAAAAGTGTGAGTTTCGGAGTACAGGCAATGGGGGCCATCGACTGTTCTGAAGCAGGAGTGATGGGACACAATATGGATTTGAGAGACCAAGTGGCACCAGTGAAGGGTGGCATGGAAGGGGCAAGCTGAAGGGCCAGGAAGAGGGTGGGGTGATGGTGGTGTCAGAGCTGAGGGTCTAAGCTAAGTGGGAGGCcaaggggctgcaggaggggaaGACCCCGATCAGCAGGAATCTGCCCTGACTGGCGGAGGTGAGAAGATGGCGGTTGTCTGCGCTGAGGTCGGGGATGGGAAAGCGGCTGGCTGCTCCCGAGGAAGGAAAAGGGGATCAGAGCAGTGACTCGTGCAGCCCCTGAGAGCACTCTGTCCCTTTCCTCTAGGGCCCTGCtgttctccctcccccactccctccttCCAGCCTCTTGCTACAAGGAGCCCGCAGCCCAAGGCAAAAGCTTGGCAAACGCAGCCCCCAGAACTGAGTGAGTGAATGGTTCTTCCGTCCCTCCTCCCCGCCATGTACAGAAACACCCACTGAGGGCCTCCCTGGTGCCCGCTGCTGCGCTTCATGCCTGGGAGCTGGATTGTCCAGCTCTGGAACTGGAGGCTCAGTGGGGTTAGGTCACTCGCTCAATGTCACACAGGTAGCAGCAGACCGCAAAAGTGGTCACAGCCTGACCCCAACGCTCATGTTCTGTCTGCTCCATCCAGGATCTGGGGGGCAAGCTAAGAGGGCCAGGTCTTGGTCCCTGACCTCTGGACTTATccctgccaccctgccctgcctgtcGTCGTGGCTGTTGAAGGCACGCAAGGCCCTGGTGGGGTGTGGTGAGGGGGGAGTCAGCATTCGATGGTGATAGAAGGGCCTGCCCTTCTGGCAAGGAAGGACGTGACAACTGGCCAGgactggaggaggaggatgggaaggTGTCCACTGAGTGGTCATTGTAATGGGCCATGGATGTGGGAATGGGGGTGTGATTGTACCTCCCCACAGAGAGGACAGGCTGAGGGCACAAAAAGAGACTGAACGCCATGCACAGGTGTGGGGTGTGCCTGGTATACGATGTGCTTGCTCCAAATGGCTTCATGTGGGCCTGTTTGCTTACTGGGTTGTCTTTTAGCTGGGGGTGCTCTGAGAAATTGGTCTTGCGGAGGCtaggggtcaggggtcaggggtcagaggTCTGGGGATGCTGGGATTTTAAGGGTCAGGGAAGGTGCTGAGGCACTGCTTTTGGACTTGTAGCTTCTCCTGGTCTCTACCAGACAGTCGCCACAGCCAAGCAGGGGAAGACAGGGGCTGAGGCCTCTCCGTTCACAGGGACCTCCCCGTATGGGCACGCAGGAACTTCCCTGTACACAGGAACCTTTCTGCATGCAGGAACCTCTCCTCACGCGGGAAGCTCCCACCCAACCATGCAGCTGGACTCCACCCTCACAATGGACACCAGGTCTGTTCTCAGCAGCGGCAGCTCCAAGCCCAGGTAAGCCTGAGGTGACCAAGGTCACCTTTCAGGCCATCATTAACCATAAGGTGTCTTTGAGCAAATAACAACTGACACTCCTTCCTCCGAGCGGACATATCCTCTTGTCATGGCCACAGCCTGCAGCACAGAGGGCAGATTTCAACCTCCATTCACCCGACATAGGGGCCCTTGAGCAGTGGACAACCTCCACTACAGGACCCAGCAGCCCTGCTGTCCCAGACTCAGACCCGCCCAAGG
It encodes:
- the CD300LG gene encoding CMRF35-like molecule 9 — translated: MRPLVLLWGCLVLPGYEALQGPKEISGFEGDTVSLQCTYREELRNHKKYWCQQVGFLLLRCSGIIYTGEGGQETTQGRVSIRDSPQELVFTVTLRNLTLQDAGKYRCGVKKLVFDETFLVSLLVFPGPCCSPSPTPSFQPLATRSPQPKAKAWQTQPPELTSPGLYQTVATAKQGKTGAEASPFTGTSPYGHAGTSLYTGTFLHAGTSPHAGSSHPTMQLDSTLTMDTRSVLSSGSSKPRVSIPLVRMLAPVLVLLGLLLAAGLIALGSRMLLRRKQAQLASETQRNEKLYLSCLTTEEEELPSQDPEGDMILVPPFHMTEEELGFSKFISV